aaatatatttttgaaccCAGAACAATCCGGAGGATGGAACTTCTTGTTCTTAGTGTGTTGGATTGGCGGCTGCGATCCGTGACGCCATTTagcttttttggttttttcgCATGTAAGCTCGACTCGTCTGGTGCTTATACTGGGTTTCTAATTTCACGAGCTACAGAAatcattttatcaaatatgcaaggtaatatttttgatatatggaTATAATTATGcgtgattttcttttttttctaattcttaaaAGTAGTCGCACATAATAATAGGATGTCACTGAAactaaattttgtttttttggtCATGTCAACAGAAGCGAGCTTTCTCGAGTACTGGCCGTCAAGCATTGCTGCCGCCGCAATACTTTGTGCAGCCAACGAAATACCAAACTTGTCTCTTGTTAATCCCGAACATGCTGAATCATGGTGTGATGGGCTAAGCAAAGTAAGGAGATACATATGctattttatataagaaaaatgattttgatTTCGGTTGCAGGAATCAAAATCCATATTTAACATAGTACAAAATCCATCGTATCCCGACTCCAAAGTAATATCCAATTCTTTTGCAGGAAAAAATCATCAGCTGTTATCAGCTAATGCAAGATCTTGTGCTTGACAATAGCCGGAAAACGCTTCCAAAAGTTTTACCAGTGCTTAGAGTAACAATTCGGGCCAGAATGAGGTCCAGTGACTCGTCTTCCTTGTCATCTTCGCCATCACTATcgtcatcatcttcatcatcgTCAATATCTTATAAAAGGAGAAAGTTAAATAATTGCTTATGGGTGGATAATGACAAAGGAAACTCCGAGTAAGGCAAAGggggaaaaaataaataaaaggagaacctaaagaaaagaaaagagaaaaaaaaaaaaggaagaataaGGGAAGAAATTAAATGGTGGTCCAAAGTTATTAGAATCctcaaaatattttcttggagGGGATAATTGACTCGGGTGATGtagattattttttgtatatatatatatatatatatatatggtgtGAATTAGAGTTTGGTGAGTTTGaagatttattaatttcttttttggtagTGGGGTTTGccattgataattattaatggCATTGCAGATTCCCAAGGGAGGGGATTTGCGTTAcccttttaatatttttgtgtgAGAAAGTtaggggagagagagagagagagagagagagagagagagagagagaggggatAAAGACACTCATCAATCTAAAAGCTActgtttaaaaaaatagtggAGCGTCCTACAGAGTGTGAAAGAAGTGGCGATGAAAATTCAATGGCAGCACCGATTATTGAATGAAAGGGAAGGGAGGAGAAGGTGGGGCCTTTCAAGAAAAATTAGCGATTGAGAAGTTGAGACATTGAAGCTAAGAGCGTTCTTTGGTTCACCATTTTGTGATGGAAATTCGGATCTGTTTATATTATAGGTTGATTTTGAGAGTGGTTTGTGTGCACATGCTCGAGGCGTGCATGGCTCACATGTGTGTATGTGTGCTTTTTTGGCGGGAAATTCCTCTTCTAAGTTCTACTGGCCTTCACCTTGGCCTAACCATACTACTAGACTCCTCACCACGTGACTGGTGGTGGTTACACGTGTGTAgactttcttaattaattttctttttatttttttcccttaat
The Ricinus communis isolate WT05 ecotype wild-type chromosome 1, ASM1957865v1, whole genome shotgun sequence DNA segment above includes these coding regions:
- the LOC8281928 gene encoding cyclin-D1-1; amino-acid sequence: MSLSCSDCFNDLLCSEDSSEIFSTGDSPEYSSDLESPAGTVESIASFIEDERNFVPGFDYLSRFQSRSLDASAREDSVAWILKVQTYYRFQPLTAYLSVNYLDRFLYSRSLPQSKGWPMQLLSVACLSLAAKMEEPLVPSLLDLQVEGAKYIFEPRTIRRMELLVLSVLDWRLRSVTPFSFFGFFACKLDSSGAYTGFLISRATEIILSNMQEASFLEYWPSSIAAAAILCAANEIPNLSLVNPEHAESWCDGLSKEKIISCYQLMQDLVLDNSRKTLPKVLPVLRVTIRARMRSSDSSSLSSSPSLSSSSSSSSISYKRRKLNNCLWVDNDKGNSE